One window of Acidobacteriota bacterium genomic DNA carries:
- a CDS encoding nucleobase:cation symporter-2 family protein produces the protein MRSLNYDLDDRPPLAEALPLGLQHLVAMLLGNITPPLLIAGALGVSAADRALLIQLVLFMAGLATLVQAYPLGPVGGRIPMVMGTSVAFVGGLVAVGRAHGLPTVFGACLAAAVVEVILGFSIERLKRWFPPLVNGIVLMLIGLNLIPVGMDFMAGGKGATDYGTISNLAIAALVAGVVVVLHQWGRGFWSYGSLLLGVAAGYGVALSLGKVDFAPLATASWVSIPTPLTFGLEFHWPSIFLVACLYVISAMETLGDIAGTFAAVGRKASHRELRGGLVADGVMSGLAALWSAFPNTSYSQNVGLVSFTGVASRHVTAVTGGLLVVLGILPKAGALFATIPPPVIGGGGLIMFGMIFASGAIILHQGAPWNQRTLVILALSIGLGLGAELRPDALAALPPAVHGFFTSSLVTGGLTALLLNRLLPESRES, from the coding sequence ATGCGATCCTTGAATTACGACCTCGACGACCGACCTCCCCTCGCCGAAGCCTTGCCCCTGGGTCTCCAGCACTTGGTGGCGATGCTGTTGGGCAACATCACTCCCCCGCTGCTGATCGCGGGCGCTCTCGGCGTCTCCGCCGCCGACCGCGCTTTGCTGATCCAGCTCGTGCTCTTCATGGCCGGTTTGGCGACGCTGGTTCAGGCTTATCCCCTCGGCCCCGTGGGTGGACGCATCCCGATGGTGATGGGCACCTCGGTGGCTTTCGTCGGCGGTCTCGTCGCCGTCGGCCGAGCCCACGGCTTGCCGACGGTTTTCGGTGCTTGCCTGGCGGCCGCCGTCGTCGAGGTCATCCTGGGATTCTCGATCGAACGCCTGAAACGCTGGTTTCCACCTCTGGTCAATGGCATCGTGCTGATGCTGATCGGCCTCAATCTGATCCCCGTCGGCATGGACTTCATGGCCGGCGGCAAAGGCGCCACCGACTATGGCACCATCTCCAACCTCGCCATCGCCGCCCTGGTCGCCGGCGTCGTCGTGGTTCTGCATCAGTGGGGGCGAGGCTTCTGGAGCTACGGCAGCTTGCTGCTCGGCGTCGCGGCGGGCTACGGCGTCGCCCTGAGCCTCGGCAAGGTCGACTTCGCGCCCCTCGCAACCGCTTCTTGGGTGTCCATTCCCACCCCCCTCACCTTCGGCCTCGAGTTTCACTGGCCCTCGATCTTCCTGGTCGCCTGTCTCTATGTCATCAGCGCCATGGAAACCCTCGGGGATATCGCCGGCACCTTCGCGGCGGTCGGCCGCAAAGCCAGCCATCGCGAGCTGCGGGGTGGCCTGGTGGCCGATGGCGTGATGAGCGGCCTGGCCGCCCTCTGGTCCGCCTTTCCCAACACTTCGTACTCTCAGAACGTCGGTCTGGTGAGCTTCACCGGCGTCGCCAGCCGCCACGTCACCGCGGTGACCGGTGGTCTCCTCGTGGTGCTCGGAATCCTGCCCAAAGCCGGCGCCCTGTTCGCCACCATTCCCCCACCGGTGATCGGCGGCGGCGGGCTGATCATGTTCGGCATGATCTTCGCCAGCGGCGCCATAATCCTCCACCAGGGCGCTCCGTGGAACCAGCGCACCTTGGTCATTCTGGCTCTGTCCATCGGCCTCGGCCTCGGCGCCGAGCTCAGGCCCGATGCCCTGGCGGCCCTGCCACCAGCGGTCCACGGGTTCTTCACCTCGAGTTTGGTGACCGGCGGCCTGACGGCCTTGCTGCTGAATCGGCTGCTACCCGAAAGCCGCGAGTCTTGA
- a CDS encoding alpha/beta fold hydrolase: MAAIPEGGPPVADEMKSHDVEIEGLRLHYVEAGEGEPVLLLHGWPTSSYLWRHVMPPMARHRRVIALDLPGFGKSDKPLEASYSFRFFEKIMNDFLAELGIDRLGLAVHDLGGPIGLYWAVRQPQRLQSLALLNTLLYPELSWAAKAFVMAMKVPGLRSLGTSPWALEKTMRLGVAQQKGLTAEIIARVQEPFRDGAARRVLAKAGSALSPKGFVDIEQGLEALECPVRVVYGKRDRILPDVAETMARVQKDLPQTEITALSDCGHFLQEDRPDEVGRLLAEFFGA; this comes from the coding sequence ATGGCTGCGATTCCGGAAGGTGGTCCTCCTGTTGCCGACGAGATGAAGAGTCACGACGTCGAAATCGAGGGGCTTCGACTGCACTATGTCGAGGCCGGAGAAGGGGAGCCGGTTTTGCTGCTCCACGGCTGGCCGACCTCGTCTTACCTCTGGCGTCACGTCATGCCGCCGATGGCGCGCCACCGCCGGGTGATCGCTCTCGACCTACCGGGGTTCGGCAAGTCGGACAAGCCGCTCGAGGCGAGCTACAGCTTCCGCTTCTTCGAAAAGATCATGAACGATTTCCTCGCCGAGCTCGGTATCGACCGATTGGGGTTGGCGGTGCATGATCTCGGCGGCCCGATCGGTCTCTACTGGGCGGTGCGCCAGCCGCAGCGGCTGCAGTCGCTGGCACTCCTCAACACGTTGCTCTATCCCGAGCTGTCGTGGGCGGCCAAGGCGTTTGTCATGGCAATGAAGGTTCCCGGACTTCGCTCCCTCGGCACCTCTCCTTGGGCTCTCGAGAAGACCATGCGCCTGGGTGTCGCCCAGCAGAAAGGTCTCACGGCGGAGATCATCGCTCGAGTCCAGGAGCCCTTCCGCGACGGCGCCGCCCGTCGGGTGCTCGCCAAGGCCGGCTCGGCCCTCAGCCCGAAGGGCTTCGTCGACATCGAGCAGGGACTCGAGGCCCTCGAGTGCCCGGTGAGAGTGGTCTACGGCAAGCGCGATCGCATTTTGCCGGACGTCGCCGAAACCATGGCGCGGGTGCAGAAGGACCTGCCGCAAACCGAGATCACGGCCCTCTCCGACTGCGGCCACTTCCTACAAGAAGACCGCCCCGATGAAGTCGGGCGCTTGCTGGCGGAGTTTTTCGGCGCCTGA
- a CDS encoding DUF2268 domain-containing putative Zn-dependent protease (predicted Zn-dependent protease with a strongly conserved HExxH motif) translates to MSLLALTIAACDSSSPTEPAPPSPAGNIVFANPQALAPYQATITQIIEDNYRLAGTRLSIAGVRVTVTADAARTIPGFGLGGYAQGPNDIEIVVDPAFGSLETSIAQYLPHIVAHELHHAARFRGLGFARTLLDHMVLEGMADHFAVDLLGILPPPWSEALSESQITEMLQRARPELDSSAFSFQAWFFGSGADIPAWTGYSLGFHLVSEYRTRNPGSDAASLVHTPSDAFRPPS, encoded by the coding sequence GTGAGCCTGCTGGCCCTGACCATCGCCGCCTGCGACAGCTCGAGCCCGACGGAGCCCGCGCCACCGTCACCGGCGGGCAACATCGTCTTCGCCAATCCCCAGGCTCTGGCGCCCTACCAGGCCACCATCACCCAGATCATCGAGGACAACTATCGGCTGGCCGGAACTCGCCTTTCGATCGCCGGCGTCCGGGTGACGGTCACCGCCGATGCCGCCCGCACCATTCCAGGCTTCGGCCTCGGCGGCTACGCTCAGGGACCGAACGACATCGAAATCGTGGTCGATCCGGCCTTCGGCAGCCTCGAGACGTCGATCGCGCAGTACCTACCGCACATCGTCGCCCACGAGCTCCACCATGCCGCCCGCTTCCGCGGTTTGGGCTTCGCCCGCACCCTCCTCGACCACATGGTTCTCGAGGGCATGGCCGACCACTTCGCCGTCGACCTGCTGGGCATCTTGCCACCCCCCTGGTCGGAAGCGCTGTCGGAAAGTCAGATCACCGAGATGCTCCAACGCGCTCGCCCGGAGCTCGACAGCAGCGCCTTCTCTTTCCAGGCCTGGTTCTTCGGCAGCGGGGCCGACATTCCCGCCTGGACGGGCTACTCCCTCGGCTTCCACCTGGTCAGCGAGTACCGGACTCGCAATCCGGGCAGCGACGCTGCATCGCTGGTCCACACCCCTTCGGACGCCTTCCGGCCGCCGTCGTAG
- a CDS encoding DUF6694 family lipoprotein, whose product MMSWFTRVLAGTTLPLLLACGPPRLDMSSPQASAASVERVRSSLPASQRPDFDQALGLIAYRNLEDAELFARSRVESSRPFEIGVVPELDGLSGREVLETGRRLHIELSLTAVEGQRQRRESQRREIDRLEARRSSAESAQQHLDAFEVTHAAFSPATAEARPRIDLVVTNGTSSTIERARFLVRLEVPGRMEAAFEGQFDYRPTEGLAAGAVGAWTIEFNRYDRWGSLEPSPGSRFAVTPIRLDTDEGRSLFRSHRFSERDARKLERLRGN is encoded by the coding sequence ATGATGAGTTGGTTCACCCGCGTCCTTGCCGGCACTACGCTCCCGCTGCTTCTAGCCTGCGGTCCACCGCGCCTCGACATGAGCTCTCCGCAGGCCTCGGCGGCCTCGGTCGAGCGGGTGCGCAGCTCGTTGCCTGCCAGCCAGCGACCCGACTTCGACCAGGCCCTCGGTCTGATCGCTTATCGGAATCTGGAAGACGCCGAGCTCTTCGCACGATCGCGAGTCGAATCCTCTCGCCCCTTCGAGATCGGAGTGGTTCCGGAGCTCGACGGCCTGTCGGGACGCGAGGTGCTCGAAACCGGCCGGCGGTTACATATCGAGCTCAGCCTGACCGCGGTCGAAGGCCAACGCCAACGGCGCGAGAGTCAGCGCCGTGAGATCGACCGTCTCGAAGCCCGACGCTCATCGGCCGAGAGCGCCCAGCAGCACCTCGACGCCTTCGAGGTCACCCACGCCGCCTTCTCCCCGGCAACCGCCGAAGCCAGGCCACGCATCGACCTGGTGGTCACCAACGGCACCAGCAGCACCATCGAACGCGCCCGATTCCTCGTCCGCCTGGAGGTACCGGGGCGAATGGAAGCCGCCTTCGAAGGCCAGTTCGACTACCGACCGACGGAAGGACTCGCCGCCGGCGCCGTCGGGGCCTGGACGATTGAGTTCAACCGCTACGACCGTTGGGGCAGTCTCGAGCCCTCTCCGGGCAGCCGTTTCGCCGTCACGCCGATTCGACTCGATACCGACGAGGGCCGATCCCTCTTCCGCAGCCACCGCTTTTCCGAGCGCGATGCACGCAAGCTCGAACGCCTGCGAGGCAACTGA
- a CDS encoding winged helix-turn-helix domain-containing protein: MPRAAQVFRIGEWVLDPELHQLTGPEDSVHLEPRTAAVLLELARHAGRVLSRDELLDAVWDQAFVGEGALTHCIWELRKAFGDDAKNPSFIQTVPRRGYRLLAPVSRPAVVAVRALVIWRQEVAAAEADELCQGLLGRHEGRPICFGDPVEGPVEGVFGGLFRSAVAAVRFALGFQQEWARQLPALGAPAVSVHLDEVEVQESTDSSALAEVGGSGVSLATALVFAAVGRQVLVSRSVFDLSRAAGEEVSDEGATLRWLAHGDYALEGATESIEVFEVGVEGFAPLSPPAGGTGLLRPTGVERTVLGWRPASALVVPQRPHWQLVRKLGEGGFGEVWLTRHAKTGDFRVFKFCTEVERLRALQREVTLFRLLKEGLGDRRDIARILDWNFDEAPYFLELEYVEGGSLADWAESQGGLEEIPLATRLEVVAQACEALASAHSIGILHKDVKPGNLLLGEGREGEPRVCLTDFGIGRVSDPSQLAAAGITALGLTETHDTSSESGTRLYLAPELLEGKPASIQSDLYALGVVLYQSVVGRFDRAIGPGWQRDVEDDLLREDIALCVDRSPKQRSMSALDIAERLRTLEIRRHRWEEERRRLAEAEATRQALAHAQRRRRLLSALAAVAGLVAVVVSVLTFWAVEARHRAEAHRERAETLVSFLLGDLRGTLEGVGRLDALESAAGEVLRYYGSLPVEEMTDEALARHAEALRQIGDVRMRAGSLERAEEAFAEAARVAESLARRDASRAQWQADLADSRFWLGDVQRRRGNVKAALKAFEAHRSVYGRLVSDDPARRKWRLELAYGHGNVGGVLADLGRSDEAREQMTKRLEIIEQLVAEEPEDRELQLALASSFHRLGRVLERQGDLAGALERYRSDHRVLLQLTAEEPEDSRLQERLATSAGYVGLIHWLRGDAAAAQSFYETEQAVFERLLAIDGDNARWQRNLAIALGKVGRARQFLGDLSAAEGLYRRSLEMFEGLVERDESRAGWRRELAARHLRLADLALARGAAPVGLDEADRARRVLESVLDRNPADRTAQGSLGAVELLRGEALRAACDESRARQTWQRARDLLEPLATGAEDGRLLADLARALILLGETESALPLFVRLRRAGYRAPDFVEFCRRSDISYLQNP, encoded by the coding sequence GTGCCGCGCGCAGCACAAGTGTTTCGTATCGGCGAGTGGGTACTGGACCCTGAGCTGCATCAGCTCACCGGGCCCGAGGATAGCGTCCACCTCGAGCCGCGGACCGCGGCGGTGCTGCTGGAGCTGGCGCGCCATGCCGGTCGAGTGCTGAGTCGGGACGAGCTCCTCGATGCGGTCTGGGATCAGGCCTTCGTCGGGGAAGGAGCCTTGACCCACTGCATCTGGGAGCTGCGCAAGGCTTTTGGCGACGACGCCAAGAATCCTTCCTTCATTCAAACCGTGCCGCGCCGGGGATATCGGCTGCTCGCGCCAGTCAGTCGCCCAGCGGTGGTGGCGGTTCGAGCTCTGGTCATCTGGCGCCAGGAGGTCGCCGCGGCGGAGGCTGACGAGCTTTGCCAGGGCTTGCTCGGCCGGCACGAAGGTCGCCCGATCTGCTTTGGTGATCCCGTGGAAGGACCGGTCGAAGGTGTGTTCGGCGGGCTCTTCCGGAGCGCGGTCGCGGCGGTACGTTTCGCCCTTGGATTTCAGCAGGAATGGGCCCGCCAGCTGCCGGCCCTCGGAGCGCCGGCCGTGTCGGTTCATCTCGACGAGGTCGAAGTGCAGGAGTCGACGGATTCGTCGGCCCTGGCGGAGGTCGGAGGATCCGGGGTTTCCTTGGCGACGGCGCTGGTCTTCGCTGCTGTCGGTCGGCAGGTTCTGGTGTCGCGCAGCGTCTTCGATCTCTCCCGGGCTGCGGGTGAGGAGGTCTCGGACGAGGGAGCCACCCTGCGCTGGCTCGCCCATGGGGACTATGCCCTGGAGGGGGCGACGGAATCGATCGAGGTCTTCGAGGTCGGCGTCGAAGGTTTCGCACCCTTGTCGCCTCCGGCCGGGGGCACCGGACTCCTGCGCCCGACCGGAGTCGAGCGCACCGTGCTTGGCTGGCGGCCGGCTTCGGCGCTGGTGGTTCCGCAGCGCCCCCACTGGCAGCTGGTTCGGAAGCTCGGTGAAGGAGGTTTCGGTGAGGTGTGGTTGACCCGCCACGCCAAGACCGGTGATTTTCGAGTCTTCAAGTTCTGCACTGAGGTCGAACGCCTGCGCGCACTGCAGCGTGAGGTGACGCTGTTTCGGCTCCTCAAGGAAGGGCTCGGGGATCGTCGCGATATCGCCCGCATCCTCGACTGGAACTTCGACGAAGCGCCCTACTTTCTCGAGCTCGAGTACGTGGAAGGGGGCAGTCTTGCGGATTGGGCCGAGTCGCAGGGCGGCCTGGAGGAAATCCCGCTCGCGACTCGCCTCGAGGTGGTGGCGCAGGCCTGCGAAGCGCTCGCCTCGGCGCACTCGATCGGCATCCTGCACAAGGATGTCAAGCCCGGAAACCTGCTGCTCGGTGAGGGACGGGAGGGCGAGCCGAGGGTCTGTCTGACCGATTTCGGGATCGGGCGAGTGTCCGATCCCAGTCAACTGGCGGCGGCCGGGATCACCGCTCTCGGCCTGACCGAGACGCACGACACGTCGAGCGAGAGCGGAACCCGTCTCTACCTGGCGCCCGAGCTGCTCGAGGGCAAGCCGGCGAGCATTCAATCCGACCTCTACGCCCTCGGAGTCGTGCTCTATCAATCGGTCGTGGGACGTTTTGATCGCGCCATCGGGCCGGGCTGGCAGCGCGACGTCGAGGACGACCTGTTGCGCGAAGACATCGCCTTGTGTGTCGATCGCTCCCCCAAGCAGCGCTCGATGAGCGCCCTCGACATTGCCGAACGCCTGCGCACCCTCGAGATACGACGTCATCGGTGGGAAGAAGAGCGTCGTCGCCTCGCCGAAGCGGAAGCGACGCGCCAAGCGCTGGCTCATGCCCAGCGTCGGCGTCGACTCTTGAGCGCCTTGGCGGCGGTGGCTGGACTGGTGGCGGTGGTGGTCAGCGTGCTGACTTTCTGGGCCGTCGAAGCCCGCCATCGGGCCGAGGCCCACCGCGAGCGTGCCGAGACCTTGGTGTCCTTTCTGCTGGGAGATCTGCGCGGCACCCTCGAGGGGGTGGGTCGTCTCGATGCTCTCGAATCGGCGGCCGGCGAGGTGTTGCGGTACTACGGCTCGCTCCCCGTCGAGGAAATGACCGACGAAGCTCTGGCGCGCCATGCCGAGGCGCTTCGGCAGATCGGCGATGTCCGCATGCGCGCCGGTTCTCTCGAGCGGGCCGAGGAGGCCTTCGCCGAGGCCGCCCGCGTCGCCGAGAGCCTGGCGCGCCGAGATGCGTCGCGGGCGCAGTGGCAGGCGGATCTGGCTGATAGCCGCTTCTGGCTCGGCGATGTGCAGCGCAGACGGGGAAACGTGAAGGCTGCCTTGAAGGCGTTCGAGGCTCACCGATCGGTCTACGGCAGGCTGGTCTCAGACGATCCGGCGCGGCGCAAGTGGCGTCTCGAGCTGGCCTATGGGCACGGCAATGTCGGTGGAGTGCTCGCCGACCTCGGTCGCAGTGACGAGGCTCGCGAGCAAATGACGAAGCGTTTGGAGATCATCGAACAACTGGTGGCCGAGGAACCGGAAGATCGCGAGCTGCAGCTCGCCCTGGCCTCGAGCTTTCACCGCCTGGGGCGGGTGCTGGAGCGGCAGGGAGATCTCGCCGGAGCCCTCGAGCGTTATCGCAGCGATCATCGAGTGCTGCTCCAACTGACGGCCGAGGAGCCCGAGGACAGCCGTCTCCAGGAGCGCCTCGCCACCAGTGCCGGCTATGTTGGCTTGATCCACTGGCTGCGCGGCGACGCGGCCGCGGCACAAAGTTTCTATGAGACCGAGCAGGCGGTTTTCGAACGCCTGCTGGCCATCGATGGCGACAATGCTCGCTGGCAGCGCAACCTGGCGATCGCCCTCGGCAAGGTTGGGCGGGCGCGGCAGTTTCTAGGAGACCTTTCCGCTGCCGAGGGTTTGTATCGACGCTCTCTGGAGATGTTCGAGGGATTGGTCGAGCGCGACGAATCACGCGCCGGCTGGCGCCGAGAGTTGGCCGCTCGACATCTGCGGTTGGCCGATCTCGCGCTGGCGCGGGGAGCGGCGCCGGTCGGTCTCGATGAGGCCGACCGGGCTCGCCGCGTGCTCGAGTCCGTGCTCGATCGCAATCCAGCCGACCGCACAGCCCAGGGCAGCCTGGGGGCCGTCGAGCTCCTGCGGGGGGAGGCTCTGCGGGCTGCTTGCGACGAATCCCGAGCACGGCAGACCTGGCAGCGGGCCCGCGACCTGCTCGAGCCCTTGGCCACCGGGGCCGAGGATGGACGCCTTCTCGCGGATTTGGCGCGTGCGCTGATCTTGCTCGGCGAAACGGAATCGGCGCTGCCGCTTTTCGTGCGGCTGCGCCGGGCGGGCTACCGAGCTCCGGATTTCGTCGAGTTCTGCCGGCGCTCGGACATTTCCTACCTACAGAATCCCTGA
- a CDS encoding MarR family transcriptional regulator, with the protein MGREDLLDELQREWRRERPDLATDGMAVVGRLILLGEALKKRAHRVLAPFGLGYTDLDVLATLRRSGEPCVLRPADLLQKVLIQSGSLTACLDRLERQGWVERVPNPQDRRGRSVALTKSGRELVDRAIAARFASAEELMASVAASDRDRLADLLRDLLAIVNSVQEESP; encoded by the coding sequence ATGGGAAGAGAAGACCTGCTCGATGAGCTGCAGCGGGAATGGCGGCGCGAGAGGCCCGACCTGGCGACCGACGGCATGGCCGTGGTGGGGCGCCTCATCCTGCTCGGGGAGGCCCTCAAGAAGCGCGCCCACCGAGTCTTGGCGCCCTTTGGCCTCGGTTACACCGATCTCGATGTGCTGGCGACCTTGCGGCGCAGCGGTGAGCCTTGTGTCTTGCGGCCGGCCGACCTGCTGCAGAAGGTTCTGATTCAAAGTGGTTCCTTGACCGCCTGCCTCGATCGGCTGGAGCGGCAGGGCTGGGTCGAGCGGGTGCCGAACCCACAGGACCGGCGGGGACGCTCGGTGGCCTTGACGAAGAGCGGCCGCGAGCTGGTGGATCGCGCCATTGCGGCGCGCTTTGCCTCGGCCGAGGAGCTGATGGCGTCCGTCGCCGCTTCCGATCGCGACCGCCTCGCCGACCTGCTGCGCGATTTGCTCGCGATCGTCAACTCCGTTCAAGAGGAGAGTCCATGA
- a CDS encoding alpha/beta fold hydrolase — MSLQRFLVVFSGMTAVLLLGACATQTVERRSLTLFQETLALEDGGEATYERGVLETAVRRSLEGGDRIEVEFFRFPRQPGAPAEAPPIFMLRGGPGFGGLGPYLDRPGYYEDRIAPLTALSDVVIPGQRGFGSSGETPCGPSRELTAREVFDDDLLAEALSDATEECRRAWEEQGLDLGGFTVVEAAADVAEIATELGYGAIQLWGVSFGSHWAMTVMRNHPELVARATLGGLEGPDHTYDMPSDYLAALERIAAAAEASPELSAAMPAEGLLAAYRSLVEAADGNPIAVSVDHDGEALQVELDGDALRSLVRGYSGSTAFRHRMVAWPKDLLAMISGDFQEAAVDYVDDRLDRDMSDAAFFLIDCASGISEERGERLRNDPAAALVGRTWRFYDVACAAWDADLGEDFRRPFESDIPTLLVQGNWDTSTPYENAVELRPFFRRHRFVHVEGGSHGALREAREEVEGFREAVDHWLATGELEAIPERVELPPMAWSAP, encoded by the coding sequence ATGAGCCTGCAGCGTTTTCTGGTGGTGTTTTCTGGAATGACGGCCGTCTTGCTGCTGGGCGCTTGTGCGACTCAGACCGTCGAGCGCCGTTCCCTCACCCTGTTCCAAGAGACCCTCGCCCTCGAAGACGGTGGCGAGGCCACGTACGAGCGCGGTGTCCTCGAGACGGCGGTGCGGCGCTCGCTCGAGGGGGGAGATCGCATCGAGGTCGAGTTCTTCCGCTTTCCTCGTCAGCCCGGTGCGCCTGCGGAGGCACCACCGATCTTCATGCTGCGCGGGGGCCCGGGATTCGGAGGGCTGGGCCCCTATCTCGATCGCCCCGGGTACTACGAAGACCGCATTGCGCCGCTGACGGCGCTGTCCGATGTGGTGATTCCCGGCCAGCGAGGCTTCGGCTCGTCTGGCGAGACGCCCTGTGGGCCGAGCCGCGAGCTCACCGCTCGCGAGGTGTTCGATGACGACTTGCTCGCCGAGGCGCTGAGCGATGCGACCGAGGAGTGTCGGCGAGCCTGGGAGGAGCAGGGGCTCGATCTCGGGGGCTTCACGGTGGTGGAGGCGGCGGCCGACGTCGCCGAGATCGCGACCGAGCTGGGCTATGGCGCGATTCAGCTTTGGGGCGTGAGCTTCGGCTCCCACTGGGCGATGACGGTGATGCGCAACCATCCGGAGCTGGTGGCGCGGGCCACCCTGGGAGGTCTCGAGGGACCGGATCACACCTACGACATGCCGAGCGACTATCTGGCGGCCCTCGAGCGCATCGCGGCCGCCGCCGAGGCCTCGCCGGAGCTGTCCGCGGCGATGCCGGCGGAAGGTTTGCTGGCGGCCTATCGGAGCCTGGTCGAAGCGGCCGACGGGAATCCGATTGCGGTGAGCGTGGATCATGACGGAGAGGCGCTGCAGGTCGAGCTCGATGGCGACGCCCTGCGCTCGCTGGTGCGCGGCTACTCTGGCAGCACGGCCTTTCGGCACCGCATGGTCGCCTGGCCCAAGGATCTCCTCGCCATGATTTCGGGAGACTTCCAGGAAGCGGCCGTGGACTATGTCGACGACCGCCTCGACCGCGACATGAGCGATGCCGCGTTCTTCCTGATCGACTGCGCCTCCGGCATCAGCGAGGAGCGCGGTGAGCGATTGCGCAACGATCCGGCAGCGGCCCTGGTGGGGCGCACCTGGCGCTTCTACGACGTCGCCTGCGCGGCCTGGGATGCGGACCTCGGCGAGGACTTCCGTCGGCCCTTCGAGAGCGATATCCCGACCCTCCTGGTGCAAGGCAACTGGGACACCTCGACGCCCTATGAAAACGCCGTCGAGCTGCGGCCGTTCTTCCGCAGGCACCGCTTCGTCCACGTCGAAGGGGGCTCCCACGGCGCCCTGCGGGAAGCGCGCGAAGAGGTCGAGGGCTTTCGCGAGGCGGTCGACCATTGGCTGGCCACGGGGGAGCTCGAGGCCATTCCGGAGCGGGTCGAGCTGCCGCCGATGGCCTGGTCCGCGCCCTGA
- a CDS encoding GNAT family N-acetyltransferase, producing MEISSPRLVLAPLSADDTEALHRLWTSEPVRRFLWDDEVIPLATTRDLIEENEQRFAELGHGLWGLRRRDDAELIGFAGFWPFHEPPVLELIFGLAADHWGQGFAFEAATRVIRHGFEALAFERIAASTDVGNRPSQKLLDRLGMVRRRQAVVAGLDTLFYELERG from the coding sequence TTGGAGATTTCGAGCCCCCGCCTGGTTCTGGCACCGCTGTCTGCCGACGATACGGAGGCGCTTCACCGCTTGTGGACTTCCGAGCCGGTGCGGCGCTTTCTGTGGGATGACGAGGTCATCCCCTTGGCGACCACCCGTGACCTGATCGAGGAGAATGAGCAGCGCTTCGCCGAGCTCGGGCACGGCCTGTGGGGGCTCCGTCGGCGGGACGATGCGGAGCTGATCGGCTTTGCTGGCTTCTGGCCGTTCCACGAGCCGCCGGTGCTCGAGCTGATCTTCGGTCTGGCGGCCGATCACTGGGGCCAGGGCTTTGCCTTCGAAGCGGCGACGCGGGTGATTCGCCATGGCTTCGAGGCTCTCGCCTTCGAGCGCATCGCCGCCAGCACCGATGTCGGCAATCGGCCTTCGCAGAAGCTGCTGGACCGGCTCGGGATGGTCCGCCGTCGGCAGGCCGTGGTCGCCGGCCTAGACACTCTTTTCTACGAGCTCGAGCGGGGCTGA